A window of the Cicer arietinum cultivar CDC Frontier isolate Library 1 chromosome 6, Cicar.CDCFrontier_v2.0, whole genome shotgun sequence genome harbors these coding sequences:
- the LOC101500671 gene encoding auxin response factor 6-like isoform X1, whose product MKFSSAGFSPPPPEGEKRVLDSELWHACAGPLVSLPAVGSRVVYFPQGHSEQVAVSTNREVDTYIPNPSLPPQLICQLHNLTMHADTETDEVYAQMTLQPLNPEEQKEAYLPAELGAASKQPTNYFCKILTASDTSTHGGFSVPRRAAEKVFPPLDFSQQPPAQELIARDLHGIDWKFKHIFRGQPKRHLLTTGWSVFVSAKRLVAGDSVLFIWNEKNQMLLGIRRANRPQPMMPSSVLSSDSMHLGLLAAAAHAAATNSRFTIFYNPRASPSEFVIPLAKYVKAVYHTRVSVGMRFRMLFETEESSVRRYMGTITGISDLDSVRWPNSHWRSVKVGWDESTAGERQPRVSLWEIEPLTTFPMYPSPFPLRLKRPWPPGLPSFHAGLKDDDFGMNSPLLWLRDTDRGLQTLNFQGIGVNPWMQPRLDPSMMHLQPDMYQAMAAAALQDMRTFDPSKQQHPGSLLQFQQPQNFTNGTATLMQNQMLQQSQPQQAFPKNQENQHPSQSQSQPQTQSHFQQLLQHQHSFTNQNHHHLQQQQQQQQQQQQQQQQQKSQQQQQVVDHQQISSAVSTMSQFVSTPQSQPTQPMQAISSIGNQQNFTDSNGNHVTTSIVSPLHNMLGSFPNDETSHLLNLPRQNSWVPVQSSTAWPSKRVAVDPLLSSGGTNYVLPQVEQLGQSQTTMSQNAVILPPFPGRECAIEGSTDPQNHLLFGFNIEPSSHLVYNEMPNLKRVNSNCDSSTAPFQSSTYLNTAGADSSLNPGMTHGIGESDFLQTPENGGQGNQPNRTFVKVYKSGSFGRSLDITKFSNYHELRSELARMFGLERELEDPVRSGWQLVFVDQENDVLLLGDGPWPEFVNSVWCIKILSPQEVQQMGNNGLELLNSAQNQRHSNGICDDYTGREDSRNLSTGLATVGSLDY is encoded by the exons ATGAAATTCTCTTCAGCTGGTTTTAGTCCTCCACCTCCTGAAG GGGAGAAACGGGTTCTAGATTCAGAACTTTGGCATGCTTGTGCTGGTCCTCTTGTTTCTTTGCCAGCTGTTGGAAGCCGTGTGGTCTACTTTCCACAAGGTCACAGTGAACAG GTTGCTGTATCTACCAACAGGGAAGTTGATACTTACATCCCCAATCCAAGCTTACCTCCCCAACTTATTTGCCAACTTCATAATTTGACTATGCAT GCAGATACTGAGACAGATGAAGTGTATGCACAAATGACCTTGCAACCTCTAAATCCT GAAGAGCAAAAAGAAGCATATCTTCCTGCGGAGTTGGGAGCTGCAAGTAAACAGCCAACAAACTACTTTTGCAAAATTTTGACAGCCAGTGATACAAGCACTCACGGTGGATTCTCTGTTCCTCGCCGTGCAGCAGAAAAAGTTTTTCCTCCATTG GACTTTTCACAACAGCCTCCTGCTCAAGAGTTGATTGCAAGAGATTTGCATGGTATTGACTGGAAATTCAAACATATCTTCCGCg GTCAGCCCAAAAGGCATTTGCTTACTACAGGGTGGAGTGTCTTTGTGAGTGCCAAAAGACTTGTTGCTGGTGATTCAGTGCTGTTTATATG GaatgaaaaaaatcaaatgcTTCTTGGTATTCGGCGTGCTAATCGACCACAACCTATGATGCCTTCATCAGTGTTGTCAAGTGATAGCATGCACTTGGGGCTACTTGCTGCGGCAGCTCATGCAGCTGCAACAAACAGTCGTTTCACCATTTTCTACAACCCACG TGCTAGCCCATCAGAATTTGTTATACCCCTGGCAAAGTATGTTAAAGCTGTATATCATACTCGAGTTTCAGTTGGTATGCGCTTCAGGATGCTTTTTGAAACAGAGGAATCTAGTGTTCGGCG TTACATGGGAACGATAACTGGCATCAGCGATCTGGATTCTGTCCGTTGGCCAAATTCACATTGGCGCTCAGTCAAG GTTGGCTGGGATGAATCCACAGCTGGTGAAAGGCAACCTAGAGTTTCTCTATGGGAAATTGAGCCACTCACAACATTTCCAATGTATCCGTCGCCATTCCCCCTTAGGCTTAAAAGACCATGGCCTCCAGGACTTCCTTCATTCCACG CAGGCTTGAAGGACGATGATTTTGGCATGAACTCTCCACTATTGTGGCTTCGAGATACAGATAGAGGGCTTCAAACTCTTAATTTTCAAGGGATCGGTGTTAATCCTTGGATGCAGCCGAGGCTTGATCCTTCCATGATGCATTTGCAACCAGATATGTACCAAGCTATGGCAGCGGCTGCGCTTCAGGATATGAGGACTTTCGACCCTTCTAAACAGCAGCATCCTGGTTCCTTACTTCAATTTCAGCAGCCGCAGAATTTCACCAATGGTACCGCTACTTTAATGCAGAACCAGATGTTGCAGCAATCTCAACCTCAGCAAGCTTTTCCAAAGAATCAAGAAAATCAGCATCCATCCCAATCTCAATCTCAGCCTCAAACTCAATCACATTTCCAGCAGCTTCTTCAGCATCAGCACTCATTCACTaatcaaaatcatcatcatctacagcagcagcaacagcagcagcagcagcagcagcagcaacaacaacaacaaaaatcacaaCAGCAGCAACAAGTTGTAGATCATCAGCAAATTTCAAGTGCCGTCTCAACAATGTCTCAGTTTGTCTCGACACCTCAATCTCAACCGACACAGCCCATGCAAGCTATCTCTTCAATTGGTAATCAGCAAAATTTCACTGATTCAAATGGGAATCATGTAACTACTTCTATTGTTTCACCTTTGCACAATATGTTGGGTTCATTTCCCAACGACGAAACATCTCACCTCCTCAACCTTCCTAGACAAAACTCTTGGGTTCCGGTTCAATCATCAACTGCATGGCCCTCCAAGCGTGTCGCAGTGGATCCTCTCCTTTCTTCTGGAGGAACTAATTATGTTTTGCCTCAAGTGGAGCAGCTAGGGCAGTCACAGACTACCATGTCTCAAAATGCTGTTATCCTGCCACCGTTTCCCGGCAGGGAGTGTGCTATAGAAGGGAGCACCGATCCACAAAACCATCTTTTGTTTGGTTTTAACATAGAGCCCTCATCGCATCTAGTGTATAATGAGATGCCGAACCTTAAGAGGGTCAACAGCAACTGTGACTCATCAACTGCGCCTTTCCAATCTTCTACTTACCTGAATACTGCAGGCGCTGATTCTTCATTGAATCCTGGAATGACACACGGCATTGGTGAGTCGGATTTCCTGCAAACTCCAGAAAATGGAGGTCAAGGAAACCAACCAAACAGAACCTTTGTGAAG GTTTACAAGTCTGGGTCCTTTGGTAGATCGTTGGATATCACTAAATTCTCCAACTACCATGAGCTACGCAGTGAGCTTGCTCGCATGTTTGGGCTTGAACGCGAGTTGGAGGACCCTGTAAGATCAGGCTGGCAGCTTGTATTTGTTGATCAAGAGAATGATGTTCTTCTCCTCGGTGATGGTCCATGGCC GGAATTTGTAAATAGTGTATGGTGCATCAAGATACTTTCCCCTCAGGAAGTGCAGCAAATGGGAAACAATGGTCTAGAGCTTCTGAACTCAGCTCAGAATCAAAGGCACTCTAATGGCATCTGTGATGATTACACCGGCCGTGAGGACTCGAGAAATTTAAGCACCGGGTTAGCAACTGTGGGGTCTTTAGACTACTGA
- the LOC101500671 gene encoding auxin response factor 6-like isoform X2, with protein sequence MKFSSAGFSPPPPEGEKRVLDSELWHACAGPLVSLPAVGSRVVYFPQGHSEQVAVSTNREVDTYIPNPSLPPQLICQLHNLTMHADTETDEVYAQMTLQPLNPEEQKEAYLPAELGAASKQPTNYFCKILTASDTSTHGGFSVPRRAAEKVFPPLDFSQQPPAQELIARDLHGIDWKFKHIFRGQPKRHLLTTGWSVFVSAKRLVAGDSVLFIWNEKNQMLLGIRRANRPQPMMPSSVLSSDSMHLGLLAAAAHAAATNSRFTIFYNPRASPSEFVIPLAKYVKAVYHTRVSVGMRFRMLFETEESSVRRYMGTITGISDLDSVRWPNSHWRSVKVGWDESTAGERQPRVSLWEIEPLTTFPMYPSPFPLRLKRPWPPGLPSFHGLKDDDFGMNSPLLWLRDTDRGLQTLNFQGIGVNPWMQPRLDPSMMHLQPDMYQAMAAAALQDMRTFDPSKQQHPGSLLQFQQPQNFTNGTATLMQNQMLQQSQPQQAFPKNQENQHPSQSQSQPQTQSHFQQLLQHQHSFTNQNHHHLQQQQQQQQQQQQQQQQQKSQQQQQVVDHQQISSAVSTMSQFVSTPQSQPTQPMQAISSIGNQQNFTDSNGNHVTTSIVSPLHNMLGSFPNDETSHLLNLPRQNSWVPVQSSTAWPSKRVAVDPLLSSGGTNYVLPQVEQLGQSQTTMSQNAVILPPFPGRECAIEGSTDPQNHLLFGFNIEPSSHLVYNEMPNLKRVNSNCDSSTAPFQSSTYLNTAGADSSLNPGMTHGIGESDFLQTPENGGQGNQPNRTFVKVYKSGSFGRSLDITKFSNYHELRSELARMFGLERELEDPVRSGWQLVFVDQENDVLLLGDGPWPEFVNSVWCIKILSPQEVQQMGNNGLELLNSAQNQRHSNGICDDYTGREDSRNLSTGLATVGSLDY encoded by the exons ATGAAATTCTCTTCAGCTGGTTTTAGTCCTCCACCTCCTGAAG GGGAGAAACGGGTTCTAGATTCAGAACTTTGGCATGCTTGTGCTGGTCCTCTTGTTTCTTTGCCAGCTGTTGGAAGCCGTGTGGTCTACTTTCCACAAGGTCACAGTGAACAG GTTGCTGTATCTACCAACAGGGAAGTTGATACTTACATCCCCAATCCAAGCTTACCTCCCCAACTTATTTGCCAACTTCATAATTTGACTATGCAT GCAGATACTGAGACAGATGAAGTGTATGCACAAATGACCTTGCAACCTCTAAATCCT GAAGAGCAAAAAGAAGCATATCTTCCTGCGGAGTTGGGAGCTGCAAGTAAACAGCCAACAAACTACTTTTGCAAAATTTTGACAGCCAGTGATACAAGCACTCACGGTGGATTCTCTGTTCCTCGCCGTGCAGCAGAAAAAGTTTTTCCTCCATTG GACTTTTCACAACAGCCTCCTGCTCAAGAGTTGATTGCAAGAGATTTGCATGGTATTGACTGGAAATTCAAACATATCTTCCGCg GTCAGCCCAAAAGGCATTTGCTTACTACAGGGTGGAGTGTCTTTGTGAGTGCCAAAAGACTTGTTGCTGGTGATTCAGTGCTGTTTATATG GaatgaaaaaaatcaaatgcTTCTTGGTATTCGGCGTGCTAATCGACCACAACCTATGATGCCTTCATCAGTGTTGTCAAGTGATAGCATGCACTTGGGGCTACTTGCTGCGGCAGCTCATGCAGCTGCAACAAACAGTCGTTTCACCATTTTCTACAACCCACG TGCTAGCCCATCAGAATTTGTTATACCCCTGGCAAAGTATGTTAAAGCTGTATATCATACTCGAGTTTCAGTTGGTATGCGCTTCAGGATGCTTTTTGAAACAGAGGAATCTAGTGTTCGGCG TTACATGGGAACGATAACTGGCATCAGCGATCTGGATTCTGTCCGTTGGCCAAATTCACATTGGCGCTCAGTCAAG GTTGGCTGGGATGAATCCACAGCTGGTGAAAGGCAACCTAGAGTTTCTCTATGGGAAATTGAGCCACTCACAACATTTCCAATGTATCCGTCGCCATTCCCCCTTAGGCTTAAAAGACCATGGCCTCCAGGACTTCCTTCATTCCACG GCTTGAAGGACGATGATTTTGGCATGAACTCTCCACTATTGTGGCTTCGAGATACAGATAGAGGGCTTCAAACTCTTAATTTTCAAGGGATCGGTGTTAATCCTTGGATGCAGCCGAGGCTTGATCCTTCCATGATGCATTTGCAACCAGATATGTACCAAGCTATGGCAGCGGCTGCGCTTCAGGATATGAGGACTTTCGACCCTTCTAAACAGCAGCATCCTGGTTCCTTACTTCAATTTCAGCAGCCGCAGAATTTCACCAATGGTACCGCTACTTTAATGCAGAACCAGATGTTGCAGCAATCTCAACCTCAGCAAGCTTTTCCAAAGAATCAAGAAAATCAGCATCCATCCCAATCTCAATCTCAGCCTCAAACTCAATCACATTTCCAGCAGCTTCTTCAGCATCAGCACTCATTCACTaatcaaaatcatcatcatctacagcagcagcaacagcagcagcagcagcagcagcagcaacaacaacaacaaaaatcacaaCAGCAGCAACAAGTTGTAGATCATCAGCAAATTTCAAGTGCCGTCTCAACAATGTCTCAGTTTGTCTCGACACCTCAATCTCAACCGACACAGCCCATGCAAGCTATCTCTTCAATTGGTAATCAGCAAAATTTCACTGATTCAAATGGGAATCATGTAACTACTTCTATTGTTTCACCTTTGCACAATATGTTGGGTTCATTTCCCAACGACGAAACATCTCACCTCCTCAACCTTCCTAGACAAAACTCTTGGGTTCCGGTTCAATCATCAACTGCATGGCCCTCCAAGCGTGTCGCAGTGGATCCTCTCCTTTCTTCTGGAGGAACTAATTATGTTTTGCCTCAAGTGGAGCAGCTAGGGCAGTCACAGACTACCATGTCTCAAAATGCTGTTATCCTGCCACCGTTTCCCGGCAGGGAGTGTGCTATAGAAGGGAGCACCGATCCACAAAACCATCTTTTGTTTGGTTTTAACATAGAGCCCTCATCGCATCTAGTGTATAATGAGATGCCGAACCTTAAGAGGGTCAACAGCAACTGTGACTCATCAACTGCGCCTTTCCAATCTTCTACTTACCTGAATACTGCAGGCGCTGATTCTTCATTGAATCCTGGAATGACACACGGCATTGGTGAGTCGGATTTCCTGCAAACTCCAGAAAATGGAGGTCAAGGAAACCAACCAAACAGAACCTTTGTGAAG GTTTACAAGTCTGGGTCCTTTGGTAGATCGTTGGATATCACTAAATTCTCCAACTACCATGAGCTACGCAGTGAGCTTGCTCGCATGTTTGGGCTTGAACGCGAGTTGGAGGACCCTGTAAGATCAGGCTGGCAGCTTGTATTTGTTGATCAAGAGAATGATGTTCTTCTCCTCGGTGATGGTCCATGGCC GGAATTTGTAAATAGTGTATGGTGCATCAAGATACTTTCCCCTCAGGAAGTGCAGCAAATGGGAAACAATGGTCTAGAGCTTCTGAACTCAGCTCAGAATCAAAGGCACTCTAATGGCATCTGTGATGATTACACCGGCCGTGAGGACTCGAGAAATTTAAGCACCGGGTTAGCAACTGTGGGGTCTTTAGACTACTGA
- the LOC101500671 gene encoding auxin response factor 6-like isoform X3, producing the protein MHADTETDEVYAQMTLQPLNPEEQKEAYLPAELGAASKQPTNYFCKILTASDTSTHGGFSVPRRAAEKVFPPLDFSQQPPAQELIARDLHGIDWKFKHIFRGQPKRHLLTTGWSVFVSAKRLVAGDSVLFIWNEKNQMLLGIRRANRPQPMMPSSVLSSDSMHLGLLAAAAHAAATNSRFTIFYNPRASPSEFVIPLAKYVKAVYHTRVSVGMRFRMLFETEESSVRRYMGTITGISDLDSVRWPNSHWRSVKVGWDESTAGERQPRVSLWEIEPLTTFPMYPSPFPLRLKRPWPPGLPSFHAGLKDDDFGMNSPLLWLRDTDRGLQTLNFQGIGVNPWMQPRLDPSMMHLQPDMYQAMAAAALQDMRTFDPSKQQHPGSLLQFQQPQNFTNGTATLMQNQMLQQSQPQQAFPKNQENQHPSQSQSQPQTQSHFQQLLQHQHSFTNQNHHHLQQQQQQQQQQQQQQQQQKSQQQQQVVDHQQISSAVSTMSQFVSTPQSQPTQPMQAISSIGNQQNFTDSNGNHVTTSIVSPLHNMLGSFPNDETSHLLNLPRQNSWVPVQSSTAWPSKRVAVDPLLSSGGTNYVLPQVEQLGQSQTTMSQNAVILPPFPGRECAIEGSTDPQNHLLFGFNIEPSSHLVYNEMPNLKRVNSNCDSSTAPFQSSTYLNTAGADSSLNPGMTHGIGESDFLQTPENGGQGNQPNRTFVKVYKSGSFGRSLDITKFSNYHELRSELARMFGLERELEDPVRSGWQLVFVDQENDVLLLGDGPWPEFVNSVWCIKILSPQEVQQMGNNGLELLNSAQNQRHSNGICDDYTGREDSRNLSTGLATVGSLDY; encoded by the exons ATGCAT GCAGATACTGAGACAGATGAAGTGTATGCACAAATGACCTTGCAACCTCTAAATCCT GAAGAGCAAAAAGAAGCATATCTTCCTGCGGAGTTGGGAGCTGCAAGTAAACAGCCAACAAACTACTTTTGCAAAATTTTGACAGCCAGTGATACAAGCACTCACGGTGGATTCTCTGTTCCTCGCCGTGCAGCAGAAAAAGTTTTTCCTCCATTG GACTTTTCACAACAGCCTCCTGCTCAAGAGTTGATTGCAAGAGATTTGCATGGTATTGACTGGAAATTCAAACATATCTTCCGCg GTCAGCCCAAAAGGCATTTGCTTACTACAGGGTGGAGTGTCTTTGTGAGTGCCAAAAGACTTGTTGCTGGTGATTCAGTGCTGTTTATATG GaatgaaaaaaatcaaatgcTTCTTGGTATTCGGCGTGCTAATCGACCACAACCTATGATGCCTTCATCAGTGTTGTCAAGTGATAGCATGCACTTGGGGCTACTTGCTGCGGCAGCTCATGCAGCTGCAACAAACAGTCGTTTCACCATTTTCTACAACCCACG TGCTAGCCCATCAGAATTTGTTATACCCCTGGCAAAGTATGTTAAAGCTGTATATCATACTCGAGTTTCAGTTGGTATGCGCTTCAGGATGCTTTTTGAAACAGAGGAATCTAGTGTTCGGCG TTACATGGGAACGATAACTGGCATCAGCGATCTGGATTCTGTCCGTTGGCCAAATTCACATTGGCGCTCAGTCAAG GTTGGCTGGGATGAATCCACAGCTGGTGAAAGGCAACCTAGAGTTTCTCTATGGGAAATTGAGCCACTCACAACATTTCCAATGTATCCGTCGCCATTCCCCCTTAGGCTTAAAAGACCATGGCCTCCAGGACTTCCTTCATTCCACG CAGGCTTGAAGGACGATGATTTTGGCATGAACTCTCCACTATTGTGGCTTCGAGATACAGATAGAGGGCTTCAAACTCTTAATTTTCAAGGGATCGGTGTTAATCCTTGGATGCAGCCGAGGCTTGATCCTTCCATGATGCATTTGCAACCAGATATGTACCAAGCTATGGCAGCGGCTGCGCTTCAGGATATGAGGACTTTCGACCCTTCTAAACAGCAGCATCCTGGTTCCTTACTTCAATTTCAGCAGCCGCAGAATTTCACCAATGGTACCGCTACTTTAATGCAGAACCAGATGTTGCAGCAATCTCAACCTCAGCAAGCTTTTCCAAAGAATCAAGAAAATCAGCATCCATCCCAATCTCAATCTCAGCCTCAAACTCAATCACATTTCCAGCAGCTTCTTCAGCATCAGCACTCATTCACTaatcaaaatcatcatcatctacagcagcagcaacagcagcagcagcagcagcagcagcaacaacaacaacaaaaatcacaaCAGCAGCAACAAGTTGTAGATCATCAGCAAATTTCAAGTGCCGTCTCAACAATGTCTCAGTTTGTCTCGACACCTCAATCTCAACCGACACAGCCCATGCAAGCTATCTCTTCAATTGGTAATCAGCAAAATTTCACTGATTCAAATGGGAATCATGTAACTACTTCTATTGTTTCACCTTTGCACAATATGTTGGGTTCATTTCCCAACGACGAAACATCTCACCTCCTCAACCTTCCTAGACAAAACTCTTGGGTTCCGGTTCAATCATCAACTGCATGGCCCTCCAAGCGTGTCGCAGTGGATCCTCTCCTTTCTTCTGGAGGAACTAATTATGTTTTGCCTCAAGTGGAGCAGCTAGGGCAGTCACAGACTACCATGTCTCAAAATGCTGTTATCCTGCCACCGTTTCCCGGCAGGGAGTGTGCTATAGAAGGGAGCACCGATCCACAAAACCATCTTTTGTTTGGTTTTAACATAGAGCCCTCATCGCATCTAGTGTATAATGAGATGCCGAACCTTAAGAGGGTCAACAGCAACTGTGACTCATCAACTGCGCCTTTCCAATCTTCTACTTACCTGAATACTGCAGGCGCTGATTCTTCATTGAATCCTGGAATGACACACGGCATTGGTGAGTCGGATTTCCTGCAAACTCCAGAAAATGGAGGTCAAGGAAACCAACCAAACAGAACCTTTGTGAAG GTTTACAAGTCTGGGTCCTTTGGTAGATCGTTGGATATCACTAAATTCTCCAACTACCATGAGCTACGCAGTGAGCTTGCTCGCATGTTTGGGCTTGAACGCGAGTTGGAGGACCCTGTAAGATCAGGCTGGCAGCTTGTATTTGTTGATCAAGAGAATGATGTTCTTCTCCTCGGTGATGGTCCATGGCC GGAATTTGTAAATAGTGTATGGTGCATCAAGATACTTTCCCCTCAGGAAGTGCAGCAAATGGGAAACAATGGTCTAGAGCTTCTGAACTCAGCTCAGAATCAAAGGCACTCTAATGGCATCTGTGATGATTACACCGGCCGTGAGGACTCGAGAAATTTAAGCACCGGGTTAGCAACTGTGGGGTCTTTAGACTACTGA
- the LOC101501199 gene encoding large ribosomal subunit protein eL38z/eL38y-like, which translates to MAKQIHEIKDFLLTARRKDARSVKIKKNKDVVKFKVRCSKYLYTLCVFDTDKADKLKQSLPPGLTVQDL; encoded by the exons ATG GCGAAGCAGATTCACGAGATCAAGGATTTTCTGTTGACGGCGCGTAGGAAGGACGCTCGGTCGGTGAAAATCAAGAAGAACAAAGATGTGGTTAAGTTCAAGGTTCGTTGCTCAAAGTATTTGTACACACTCTGTGTTTTCGACACCGACAAAGCTGATAAGTTGAAGCAATCTCTTCCTCCTGGTTTGACTGTTCAAGATCTGTAG
- the LOC101501514 gene encoding uncharacterized protein, protein MEYERIQKLQTGIISPSKLRMKLLGPRKKDGSNSNSSRTSPSRLDDAEFVNSLLSSKDESLDDEVTSPSLDVVSLKPLSDAVLDRRQNEQSSYEPKETMPRENGDTGRVKTQHFHKVDTGSSSTIHPMRSTEDENLDYDSQASSSSFEFDKGERPASNPVTRSLLRPIPSKWNDAEKWIMNRQNIQPSYSKKNNVHSQANRMPTSMARVVPEFSNCDHKLPTSKVAETKQVDYCQPTSHSNMGFEKFSFVPSDAHSVSGQAHGKTPVVESFPQSKDLKEVNEVGLSCTRTIDDQPGIPGIRSVAMRDMGTEMTPVPSQEPSQTTTPVGSATPIRSPTSSMPSTPRRGAPAPTPLGSTTDDDPHFPFENSRKQLSEEEMKIKTRREIAALGMQLGKTSIAAWASKDDQENRKSSARDANAREQERLEFEKRAVLWEEAEKSKHTARFKREEIQIQAWESQQKAKLEAEMRRTEAKVEHMRAQTHAKMVKKIAMARQKSEEKRAAAEARKNREAERTAAQAEYIRQTGRLPSSNYIICCGWL, encoded by the exons ATGGAATACGAGAGGATACAGAAACTTCAg ACTGGAATAATTTCTCCAAGTAAACTAAGGATGAAGTTATTAGGGCCTAGGAAGAAGGATGGATCCAACAGTAACTCTTCTAGAACCTCCCCTTCAAGGCTTGATGATGCTGAATTTGTCAATAGCTTACTCTCCTCCAAAGATGAGAGCCTTGATGATGAAG TTACATCTCCGAGCTTAGATGTTGTGTCGTTAAAGCCATTGAGTGATGCGGTGTTGGACCGGAGACAGAATGAGCAGTCTTCTTATGAACCAAAGGAGACAATGCCTAGGGAAAACGGTGACACCGGACGTGTAAAGACACAGCATTTTCATAAGGTTGATACCGGAAGTTCGAGCACAATTCATCCGATGAGGTCAACAGAAGATGAAAATCTTGATTATGACAGCCAAGCTAGCTCATCTAGTTTCGAGTTTGATAAAGGAGAAAGACCGGCGAGCAATCCTGTAACTAGATCTCTTTTGAGACCTATTCCTTCTAAGTGGAACGATGCTGAGAAATGGATAATGAATAGGCAAAATATACAACCTAGTTACTCGAAAAAGAACAATGTACATAGCCAAGCAAATCGCATGCCAACAAGTATGGCAAGGGTGGTTCCGGAGTTCAGTAATTGTGATCATAAGCTCCCAACGAGCAAGGTGGCGGAAACAAAACAAGTTGATTACTGTCAACCAACATCACATTCAAATATGGGATTTGAGAAATTCTCTTTTGTTCCATCCGATGCTCATTCGGTTTCAGGTCAAGCACATGGAAAAACTCCAGTAGTGGAATCTTTTCCACAAAGCAAAGATTTAAAGGAAGTAAATGAAGTTGGTTTATCTTGCACTAGAACTATAGATGATCAACCAG GGATTCCTGGTATAAGATCTGTTGCCATGAGAGATATGGGAACTGAGATGACCCCAGTGCCAAGTCAAGAACCTTCACAGACGACTACTCCTGTCGGGTCAGCAACTCCAATACGCAGCCCGACTTCCTCAATGCCTTCAACTCCTAGGAGAGGTGCACCGGCTCCAACTCCTTTGGGCAGCACAACCGATGACGATCCACATTTTCCATTTGAAAACAGCAGAAAGCAATTGTCTGAAGAAGAAATGAAGATCAAGACAAGGAGAGAGATTGCAGCCCTTGGTATGCAGCTTGGGAAGACTAGTATTGCGGCATGGGCAAGTAAAGATGACcaggaaaatagaaaatcatCTGCTCGCGACGCAAATGCTCGAGAACAGGAGAGACTCGAATTTGAAAAACGTGCTGTTTTGTGGGAGGAAGCTGAGAAATCTAAACATACTGCAAG ATTTAAGCGCGAGGAAATCCAAATTCAAGCATGGGAAAGTCAGCAAAAGGCCAAATTAGAGGCAGAAATGAGAAGAACCGAG GCCAAAGTTGAGCACATGAGAGCCCAGACACATGCAAAAATGGTGAAAAAGATTGCAATGGCGAGGcaaaaatcagaagaaaaacgCGCAGCAGCAGAAGCTAGGAAAAATAGAGAAGCAGAAAGAACTGCAGCTCAAGCAGAATACATACGCCAAACAGGGAGATTACCCTCTTCCAATTACATTATATGTTGTGGCTGGCTGTGA